Proteins co-encoded in one Arachis hypogaea cultivar Tifrunner chromosome 13, arahy.Tifrunner.gnm2.J5K5, whole genome shotgun sequence genomic window:
- the LOC112732282 gene encoding membrane protein PM19L → MANEQTMKPVATLLLGLNFCMYVIVLGIGGWAMNRAIDHGFVIGAGLELPAHFSPIQFPMGNAATGFFVTFALIAGVVGVGSVISGINHIRSWTSESLPSAASVATIAWTLTLLAMGFACKEIELNIRNARLKTMEAFLIILSATQLFYIAAIHGAASLRR, encoded by the exons ATGGCAAACGAGCAAACAATGAAGCCGGTAGCCACGCTGCTTTTGGGGCTGAACTTCTGCATGTACGTCATAGTTTTGGGTATTGGTGGATGGGCCATGAACAGAGCTATAGATCATGGTTTTGTCATAG GTGCAGGACTTGAACTTCCAGCACATTTTTCACCAATACAGTTCCCAATGGGAAATGCAGCCACTGGGTTCTTTGTGacatttgctttgatagctggaGTTGTTGGCGTTGGATCAGTCATCTCAGGAATCAATCACATCCGATCATGGACTTCAGAGAGCTTGCCATCTGCGGCTTCCGTTGCCACCATTGCATGGACCCTCACACTTCTTGCCATGGG CTTTGCTTGCAAAGAGATTGAGCTAAACATCAGAAATGCCCGCCtg AAAACAATGGAGGCTTTTCTAATTATCCTTTCAGCTACACAGCTTTTCTACATTGCTGCTATTCATGGTGCTGCTTCATTGAGGAGATAA
- the LOC112732284 gene encoding large ribosomal subunit protein eL32z: MAVPLLSKKIVKKRVKKFKRPQSDRKISVKENWRRPKGIDSRVRRKFKGCTLMPNIGYGSDKKTRHYLPNGFKKFVVHNVKDLELLMMHNRTYCAEIAHNVSTRKRKEIVERAAQLDVVVTNKTARLRSQEDE, encoded by the exons atggcggTGCCGTTGCTCTCCAAGAAGATCGTGAAGAAGCGCGTCAAGAAGTTCAAACGCCCTCAGAGCGACCGCAAGATCTCCGTCAAG GAAAACTGGCGCAGACCTAAGGGTATTGATTCTCGTGTCAGGAGGAagttcaagggatgcactttgaTGCCAAATATTGGTTATGGATCAGACAAGAAAACTCGCCACTATCTCCCAAATGGTTTCAAGAAATTTGTTGTGCACAATGTGAAGGACCTTGAACTTCTCATGATGCATAACAG GACATACTGTGCTGAGATTGCTCACAACGTTTCCACAAGGAAGAGGAAGGAAATCGTTGAGAGGGCTGCCCAGCTTGATGTCGTTGTGACCAACAAAACTGCCAGGCTACGCAGCCAGGAAGACGAATAG